In the Natrinema sp. CBA1119 genome, CGGCGGCTCGAGGCGGTGCCGGACAGCGACTCGATCGACGGGATTCCCTCGGGGTTCAGCAGATGTCGTTCGATGCCGGCTTTGTGACCGGCACCGACGACGGCGAGGACGTCGTACCCCTGCTCGCGGAGTTCGTGGAGATTGGACGCGATGTAGGCGTCGCGCTCGTCGATCAGGGCGTTCGCGCCGCCCGGACTGAACTGGCGGAACTCTTCCATCATGGCGTCGACGACGTTGCCGTCGGTCATCTCCTCGATGTCGACCTCCTCGATGTCCTCGACATCGCCGCCGAACGTGTCGAGCGAGAGGCCGAGGATCGCACCGATCGTCACGCCAATACCGAGCCCGGCCAGCGTTCCGACCGTCCCGCGAACCGCGTAGACGCCGACGTTCTCGACGCTCGCCGCGGAGAACGGCCCGACGAACGTCCCGGTGGCGACCAGTGCGAGACAGCCCGCGATACCGATAACGAGGCCGGCGAGCAGTCGCCCCGAAAAGCCAGAGAGGGCGCCGTCCGTATATCGCTCGACGGACTCGAGCGAGGGGAGAAAGATGAGACCGACGAAGAGACCGGCGAACGCGCCGATGGCGGCGCCGCCGGCGTACTGCAGCGGAGTGGAGGCGAGCCCGCCGAACAACAGGAGGTCGCCGACGCCGAGTACGGGCGCGAGAAACGCGGCGAATACGAGCCCGATGACCATCCCGGTGACGGCACCGAAGGTGAGGCCGATCGTCCGCGGATCGGTCACCCCGAGCGCGAGTCCGCCGACCATCTTCAGCTTCTCGCTGAACGTGAGGCGGCTCCAGAAGCGCTGGATCGTCACCTGAATGTCGCGGTCGACCAGGGCGACGCCGCTCCCGTTCGCTTCGGCGGCCTCGATAGCGGCTCGCATGTCGGCTCCGGGCTCGATATCGAACTGGTCGCCCAGTCGGGACTGGACGTACGAGAGCATCCAGTAGGCGAGAAACTGAAAGACGGTGTTGCCCGAGAGGAGGTCCTCCGCTTCGATGTCGTCGGGCGTCCCGCCTTTCATCTGCCGGTAACGACCGTCGTCGAGTTCGACGGCGACGACGTCGGGGTCCTCTCGGTCGATCGTTTCGCGAACTTCGTCGACGCTGGCTTGCGAGACGTGTGCCGTCCCGAGGACCTCGACGGAGCCGCGCTCGCGGTCGGGAGGGGCTGGCGGCTCCGGCACGTCGGCCTCGCCTGCATCGCTCATTACCGGCTCAACTCGGCGGCGACTTTTACCAGTATCGAACCGCGAAGCGTCCCATCTCGAGACTGTAGCTCCGATTGGACGACCGAGACCCGGATCAACGGGGCGGGACGGTGGGACGGCGGGTCGACGGTCGCCACCGATTCCCGCGTTCGCTCGGGGTTACGCGTTTAGAGGGCCCATTTGCGGTCTCGAGCCCAACGCCGGCAGCGATCACTACTGGCCGAGGGGCGATCACCGCTTTCCAGAGGGCGATCACCGCTTCCCTGACAGCGATCGCCGGCTACTCATGAGGTGTCGCGATCCGGTCAAAGCAAGACTGATTGCCGGCGTCGAAAAACGTCGGCTGATGACGGACCTCATCGAGACGGTGATCGAAAACCGGGAGATGGTACAGCCCAACCACGCCAACATGCTGGAGACGGCCCACGGCGGCCACGTCATGAAGTGGATGGACGAGGTCGGTGCGATGTCGGCGATGCGGTTTTCGGGGGAGACCTGCGTCACCGCCCGCGTCGACCAGATGAACTTCGAGCGGTCCATCGCCGTCGGCGACACGGCGTTCATCACCGCCTACGTCTATGATGCGGGCACCTCGAGCGTGAAGGTCAGGCTGATCACAGAGCGCGAGGACCTGCGGACGCGCGAACGTGAGCAGACAACCGAATCGTACTTCGTCTACGTGGCGATCGACGACGATAGCTCGCCGACGACGGTTCCCGATCTGACCGTCACCACCGAGGAGGGCGAGCGGCTGCGGCGGGCGGCGCTCGAGAGCGAGGCGGGGACCGCCGACGGTTCGTGAGGTGCTGGTCGAACCGCTCCAGACGTTCGTTCGCCGTCCGGGGTCGTTCGAACGTCTCTCGCAACTCGAGCGCTGGCGATCTGGAACGGATGTCGCGGATTCCGGCCGCAAACCCGAGCAGTTCCGATCGCCGTGAGGATGGGGACGTTCTAGAGCGAGTTTCGATTCGAATACGATCGGGAGAGTCGAACCCAACTACTCGGTGTCGACCGAATCAGTTCGCGGGTCGCGCTCTTTGACCTCCTCGAGGGCGCCCTCGAGGGTCCCGCGCGTTTCCGCAACGGTGGCACCGACGAGGCCGCCGATCGCACCGCCGGTGCTCGCGGCGTTTCGACTGAACAGTCCGCCGATTCCCGCACCGACTGCCGCGCCGATCGCTGCGTACCGTGCGCGAAGCAACACTGCTGTTATACGTTCTCTCATATGTTCTATATGGTGACTATGACGGATAAATATGTCTCTTGAATGTGCGGTGAGGCGGTCGATCTACCGAGCACGAGGGCATGCGGACAGTACAACCAGAGCATACAACACCGCAAAAACGCGATGGTGGGTGCTCATGGACCTATAGCAGCCACTGGAACGATTCACACACTGATCGTGCAGCTGTCGGTCGATCAGGCGTACAATGACGTTCAGTGGCTACTATAGAGGAGCGTCTCGACCGCAGCCAATGACTCGAGGACGTAATCGGGTTCGACGTCGGCCGCGGCGAGGGCTGCGCGATCGGTGACGCCGGTGAGGACGAGGGCGGTTTCCATGCCAGCACGATTCCCGAGCGCGATATCGGTGTCGAGCCGATCGCCGACGACCAGGGTTTTCGTGGGATCGGCATCCAGCCGGTTCATGGCCGTCGCGGCCGCGATGGATGACGGTTTTCCCAGGATCGCATCCGGTTCGCGGCCGGCGACGGCTTCCATCGCGGCGAGAATCGCACCCGAACCCGGGATCTCTCCCTCGTCGATCGGAATCGTCGCGTCGGGATCGGTGCCGTAGAAGGGAACGTCCCCCTCGAGCGCCCGCAGCGATTCCCAGAGCGTTCCGTACGAGAAGTCCTTGTCGAACGATCCCAGCACGACCTCGGCCGCGTCGGGGTCGGCCGTCAGTTCGACGGCCGCGTCGTCAAGGATCGCCTCGAGTCGTTCGCTACCGACGAGATAGACCCGCTCGTCGGGGTGAGTCGCCGCGAGATACTCCGCCGAGACGGTCGCGGAGGTGAGAACGGTGGCCGGATCGATGTCGATTCCGTGAGGTGCGAGTTGCTCGCCGTAGTGGTCGGCCCCGCGCGTCGGATTGTTCGAGAAGAGAAGCCGCGAACAGCCCGCCGCCTCGAGTGCGCACAAGCCGTCGGTCGCACCGGGGAGCAACTCCTCGCCTCGAACGATCGTCCCGTCGACGTCGAGGATCACCGCCTCGTATGCTGTCATCGTCCGCCGGTACGGTCGGCCGTCGATTGAGTGTTTGGATAGGGGTTGTGCGTCCGCGAATCGTCGGGCCCAGAGTCGACATTTGGTCGCTGAGTACCGATATACCGGGCGAAGCTGGCTGCTCGACGGGAAAGCCCATACCGCTGCCGACCGAACGGGATGATATGACACTCGATGTCGAGATTCCCGATCCGCCGACGCTCAGTGGACCGCAGGACCCAGGCGACTACGACGCCGTCGACGAACCCGAGGAGTGGACGGGCGACGACACTCGCCGCGAAGCCCTGTCCGACTTTCTGGAAGCGGGTGCCTGGGAGGACGCCTTCGACGAATGGGCTGCAGACACCTACATGGCTGAGGACGAGTTTCGGACCGTCCTCGAGTTCGGACTGATCGAGGAGTTCGACTTCTACTGGAATCAGTCCGCAGAAGACGTCGGCTATCGCGCACCGACGGTTCCGGACGATGCAGCCCACGACGGACTCGACGAAGACGACGTCGAGGATATCGAAGAGGAGTTAGATTCGCTCGGTCGGACGGTAAGCGAAGTATTGGAAAATGACTACATCCTTCGCAACGGATCGGAGTTCGGCTACACCTGGGAGTGACGAGCCGAGCAGGGCGACAGCCGTCACTCGAGCGCGTCGTCTCACCATCCACGGAGACGGCATCGCGGGACGACCGGCCGTGACTGGCAATGCGACGTGGGAATTCTTATCCGGCGACCCGACCAACGACCGCGTATGACACTCGAGGTCGAACCCCCCGAGCCGCCGGAACTGGAGTTCGTCGACCCGAACGAGTACGAGGACGCGACCGTCAGCGCCGACGGGGACGAGGAGATCGACTACCGCCGCGAGGAGCTACAGGGGTTTCTCGAGGAGGGAGCCTGGACGGAAGCGTTCGACGAGTGGCGCGCGGACACCGATCTCGAGGAGCGGGAGTACGGAATCGCTCGCGATCTCGACCTCTTCGCGGGGTTTGATTTTTTCTGGGACGACTTCGCCGATCGTGTCGGCTATCACGCGCCCGGCATTCCGGAGGATTGGCAGGCCCGGGAGTATCATCCCGACCTCGATACCTGGGGGACGGTGTCGTCGATCAACGCCGAACTCACCGAGTTCGGCCAGATCGTTTCGGTCATCCTCAAGGAGGAGTACGTCGACTGGGAGGCCGAGTACGAACCGCCCGAGGATCTGCCCGACTTCGATTGAGTCTGCAGTGGCGTCCTCGAGCGAACGACGAGCGCAGTGGGACCGACGCGAGGACGAACCGCGTCAGCCCCACTGCTCGTCGGAGGAACTGAACCAGTCGTCAGAGACTGGCCGTGCCGTCACTCTCGTGCGACAGCGATGTTTCGGACGCGACCGTGGCACTCCGGACAGGACTCGAGCGAGTCGGTCGTCTCGCGGTGGCCACAGTCCAGGCATTCGTAGTACGCTCGTTCGGGCGTGTACGGATCGTCGTATACCATGGTATATATACACACACTCTCATGGAAAAGCGTTACGTACAACTAGTTTCTACTGGCATCGGATGACTAGAAGCGGTTAAATTCGATAATATACTGACCGATCGTACAAATATTGTCGTCAGCGCGTCGCGACGATCGCGATAGTCGCCGGTCGGTCAGAGGCCAGCTCAATGTCGAAGCCGGCGTTCGCGAGCTGGGTCGTCGCTTCGTCGAGCCCGAACCGTTCCTCGAGGGGTGGGCCGATCTCCGGATCACCGTCGGCGGACCAGTCGACCGTCACCAGTCGGCCGCCGGGACGGATCACGCGTGCGAGTTCGTCGAGCGACCCGCGGTCGTCGCTCGCGGTCTCTGCGCCCCCGCTCGTCGTGGGCGCGTACTCGTGGTACGTCATCGTCGAATACGCGCCATCGAGGTGATCGTCGTCGAACGGCAGTGACGAAACCTCGGCCGTGACGAACTCGACGCTCTCGGGGACGCCCTTCTCCCGGTACCGATCGTGCATCGGAGATTGCACGTCGACGGCGTACAGCGTCTCGACGAACGGTGCGATGTCGTCCGCGTAGAATCCCGTTCCCGAGCCGAGGTCGGCCACGACATCGTCGGCCGCCGGCTCGAGCATCGCCAGTAATTCCTCGCGAGAACAGTATCGGTAGCGGCCGGGATCCTCGAGCGCGTCCGCGCGATCGACCGGAAACGTGTGATAGCCCATACGACTGGTCCGGGCCGACTGGACTTCCGCGTTGTGTTATACGAGTACGGGACACGACGTAAACGGGGATAAAACAGTCATCAGCGCTCAGACTGATCGGAGAAAGCAAGGAAACCGACCCGGCTCGAACGTCGACCGATCGCCTGTCGGCTTACCCGGTCCACTCGCCCGCGAGGTCACCGGCGATGTTCTCCCGCCAGTGTTCGAACCCGTTCTCACACTCGGCATTGTCGTGAATGTGATCGACGAATCCGGCACCGGGCGAGGCGAGCTCGTCTCCGCAGAACGGACAGGTGATCGGGTCGCTCCAGTCTGTCGACGTGGTGGCTGTCATCGGTACCGGAATCTATCAGGAACTATCATATAAGTCCCGTCCGTTAGGAACTATTATAATTAGTATGGCATATAATGACAATAGTATAGGACCCGTCCATTCGAATCGGTTTAGTCGAGTTCAATTAACTGAACGAGACGAGCGGCAGCGGTCGCGGTCAGGCCATCGGCCTCGCTGTCCGTTTGGCGCGGATTTACCACAGAAAGAGTTAACTCAAACCAGCATGTATGTTACCATATGATGCTCGAGGAGCAACGTGAGTACGTGTGCGTCCACTGTGGCCGACGGGAAACGGTCGGTGACGAACTCCTCAGCACCTGCCAGCAGTGCGGGGGCGAGATGCGAAACGTCGAGTTGATCCGCGAGTAGCCGAGTCCCCGTGCTGGTTAGCACGATGTGAACTCCCCCGAGCGGTGCCGCCAAAGCAGCCTATTTCACGGTTTCCACGACGCTGCGTCAGCGGTCGGGATCATTGCACTATCCGTCAGCGGGCGAGTCCCACCGCGACGCCGATCAGGACGAGTCCGACGAGGGCGACCCCCGCTCCGATCGCGCCGTCGCCGGCGAGGGCGGTAGCGCTACCGGCGACGACGCCCGCTCCCCCGCCACCGGCGATAATCGATGACGGGAACGCCGGCGTCGCGGTCGCCTCGCTGCGAACGGCCTCGAGTTCCGTCCGGAGCGCCTCGATCTCGTCGTCTCGACCGTCGATGGATTCGATCTCTCCGATCCGTGTCCCCATCGTTTCGATCCGTTCCTCGAGACTCGCGTGTCGCTCGGCGATCGCGGCCATCCGCTCGTTCAGGGAGTCGATCTCGGCGTCGAGCGTCCGCACTTCCTCGAGCGCTTGCACCGCCGATTCGTCCGGACTGGATTCGACGGTCCGGACGAGTTCGTCGTGGTCCGTCCGGAGCGACTCGAGGCGGTCGACGATGACCGACACGTCGTCCTCGAGTCCGGTAACGGCAGTTTCGTTCGCGCCGGCGTCGACATCGTCGATCCGCTCCGCGATCGAGTCGAGGTCGTCGTCGAGAGTCGCGATCTCTCCCTCGAGTGTCGCCCGAACGTCGTCAATCCGTCCGTCGACGGTTTCGAGGTCCGCCGCGAGGCCGTCGACCCGCTCCGTCCCGGCCGCGCGCGTCTCGAGATCGTTCAGTTGGGCCGTGGCCGTCGAAATCGTCTCGTCGAGATCGCGAACCGTCGTTTCGAGGTTCTCGATCTCCTCGTCGATCGTCGCCTCGACCGCGTCGAAGCGCGCGTCCGTTCGATCGGATCGCCGCTCGAGGCGGCCCGCAATGTCGTCGAGACGCGTCGATAGTTCCTCGAGACGGCCGGCGACCCCGTCGATGCGCGTCCCGGTTCGCTCGATGCCCGCCCCGAGGTCGTCAACGTCGTCGCGCAGTTGCGAGGCGATTCCCTCGACGGTCTCGAGGGCCGCCTCGGTCGCGGCAGTCGCCTCGAAGTCTTCCAGGTCCGTCCGCACCTCGTCGAGCGCCTCGTCGATCGTCGTCGTCCGGTCGGTGACGGCTTCGAGGTCGCCCGCCAGATCGGTGAGCCGGTCGTCGAGATCGGCCCGTTCGTCTGCAGCGGTCGACTCGACATCCGCGAGCGCATCGTCGGAGTCGTCGATGTCGTCCTCGATCGCTGTGAGCGCGTCCGAGAGCGCCTCGAGTTCGTCGTCAAGGCGATCGATTTCGGCGTCGAGACTGGCGACGGCCGAATCGCTCGCGTGACTCTCGCTCTCGGCTGTGAGGTCGCTCAGATCGTCGGCGAACGACTCGAGGCGCTCGTCGAGTTCGTCCACCTCGTCTGCGGCGGCCGTCCGTTCCTCGACGGACTCGAGGTCCTCGGATAGCGCCTCGAGACGCTCGCGGACGGACCGGACCTCGTCGTCGCGGTTTGCGAGCCGGTCGAACAGCTGATCGATGGCATCGTCCTCGCGATCGGAGGCCACGTCGCCGGCTTCGACCTCGTCGAACGCGAGTTCGGTCCGTTGGGCTCTCTCGGCTCCCGCGGTCACGTCGGCGGCGTTCGGGACGCCGCCAGTCCCGTCGCTGTTTGTGGCGGACTCGGACCAGGTGACTGCATCGTCGGCCTCGACATCGTCTCGAGCGGCGGCGAGTGCACCCCTGGCGGCGCTCTCGGCGGGGCCGTCCGCGAGTCGAACGCCCCGAACGGAGAACGGCAGTGCCGCCGCGTCGAACCGACCGCCGACGAGAAACTCGACGCCATCGATCGCCCCGTCGCCGCCGATCGCGATGGGAACCGACAGTCCTTGCTTGACATCGGTCTCGTCGGCTTCCGCTTGGACCGCACCGATCAGTTCGGCGACGAGCGCGTCGTAAGCCCCCGCAAGCGCGTTTTCGATCTCGCCCGCCGCCGCGTCGGGATCGAGGATGAACTCCTCGAGCACGCCGGCGACCTGTGCCGGCGCGTGCCCGGTCTCCTCGGCCGCGCGCTCGACGATCCACTCGCGCCCTTTCGCGATCGTCACGGCCATCGCCGGAACGCCGTAGTACGCCAACGTTGCGCTCGTCGTCTGGGACTCGAGACAGATTCCGAGCCCGGTGTAGTTGTCTGCCGCGAGCTGATCGTAGACGACGGCGAAGCCCTTGCTGATCGGGGTCGCGTCGACTCCGCGATCTGCCAGCGCTGACTCGACGGCCTCGCGGTGTGCGTCGGTCGGTACCGACGCGTCGGCGAGCGAACCTGGCGTCGTGTAACAGAGTCGCCCGTCCGTCGCGTCCCCCAGCACGTCGTCGAGGAGCGCGTCCAACGCGGTCGGCGCGTCCACCGCAGTCTCCGCTGCGAGGACGCCGGCCGCGAACAGCGACTCCGGTTCGGCGTTCGCGGCCGCGACATCGGCGTCGGCGACCGCTCGAGCGGCGGCGCCGACCGCGTGCGTCGTTCCGTCCACCCGGACGGTGCTGCCGGCCCTCGAAGGTCCGGCCGCCTCGAGATCTTCCTCGTCGACCGGTACCACGACCGGCGGGATCGAGTCGATCGTCGGGCCGTCGCCGGCGTCGGTTGCGGCCCGGATTGCCCCCGGTCCGATGTCGAGACCGTAATACATGCCCCCGGTAACTCGAACCACCCTCTTGGAAGTTACCCCCGAAGTACCAGATATGAAAATCGGCTCGGAGCGAGAGATTCTTCCGAGAATTATCTCACATCTGAATACTTGTGAGCTTCCTGCACACGGGTCGTTTGTCGGGGGGCCTCGAAATCGGGTATCCCGTCCGTTACCGGGGAACAGACAGCGTACGACACATCGTCCCTGGTGAGACCGTAGCACACGACGAGAGAAATCCTCACGTTTAACTATCAGGATGATGGTGGATCACGTGTATGTCTGAAACCGGGACGGAGTCCCGTCCACTGGTCCGTCAGCTTCCGGACCCGACCACAGCGTCGAACGTCCGGTACAATCCGTCGCTCGAGGAACTGCGCGAACTCGCCGAGCCCGACGAAACGACGACCGAGTTCGGGTCGCCGTCGTACGTCAGCGAGTTCCGCTCTCGAAGCGCCGATCGAACGAAGAACGCTGTCGACGACGAATTCGACGACCGCGACCACGGTCTGATCGACGACGCCGTCGACAGCACTGACGACATCGAACTGCTTTGCATCGACCGATTGATGGGACGACATCCGGATGCGACGTTCTGTTGTCGCCTCTTTATCCCCGTCAAGTATGCTCGAATCGCGTACGCGTGGGCGAATCTGTTCGAGCCGTCCGACGGACGGGATCCCGATCTGTACACCGTCCAGCTGCCCGACTACGACGAGACCGCGATTCGCATCCTTCCCGACACCGGATTCACCGCAGTACTGGGCAGTGACTACACCGGCGAGGCCAAGAAATCGTTCCTCCGACTGTTCATGTATCGAATCAAGCAGCAGGGCGGGCTCGGGCTCCACGCGGGGAGCAAACGCGTCCGCGTCCGCGACGACGAGGGGGAACTCCAGACCGTCGGGCAGGTGTTCATGGGCCTCTCCGCGACCGGCAAGTCCACGCTGACCTCCCATGGCTGCTGGCTTGAGGAGCCCGAAGACGCGTCCATGCTACAGGACGACGTCTGTGGCCTCCTCTCCGACGGCTCCGTCGCCGGCAGCGAGGGCGAGGGACTGTACATCAAGACGATCGGCCTCGGCAAGGACGAGCAACCCGAACTCTACGAGGCCGCGACCGCCGAGTCGGCGATCCTCGAGAACGTCGCGGTCGACGACGACGGCACCATCCACTTCGACGAGGACCGGTACACCTCTAACTCGCGAGCGGTCGTTCAGCGCGAAGAACTCGAGAGCGCCGACGACGAGATCGACCTCAGCCGGATGGATCAGCTCTTCTTCATCACCCGAAACCCGCTGATGCCCCCGGTGGCCAAACTCGACGAGGAACAGGCCGCCGTCGCGTTCATGCTCGGCGAGTCGATCGAAACCAGCGCGGGCGACCCGGCGCGCGCCGGCGAGTCAATCCGCGTCGTCGGAACCAACCCCTTCATTATCGGCTCGGAAGGCAAAGAGGGGAACATCTTCCACGAGCTCATCGAC is a window encoding:
- a CDS encoding TraB/GumN family protein; translated protein: MSDAGEADVPEPPAPPDRERGSVEVLGTAHVSQASVDEVRETIDREDPDVVAVELDDGRYRQMKGGTPDDIEAEDLLSGNTVFQFLAYWMLSYVQSRLGDQFDIEPGADMRAAIEAAEANGSGVALVDRDIQVTIQRFWSRLTFSEKLKMVGGLALGVTDPRTIGLTFGAVTGMVIGLVFAAFLAPVLGVGDLLLFGGLASTPLQYAGGAAIGAFAGLFVGLIFLPSLESVERYTDGALSGFSGRLLAGLVIGIAGCLALVATGTFVGPFSAASVENVGVYAVRGTVGTLAGLGIGVTIGAILGLSLDTFGGDVEDIEEVDIEEMTDGNVVDAMMEEFRQFSPGGANALIDERDAYIASNLHELREQGYDVLAVVGAGHKAGIERHLLNPEGIPSIESLSGTASSRRFSPLKVVGYLIMVAFFAFFFLLLMAGVRNVFLLKVFVAWFLFNGIFAFTLARLAGAHWTSAGVGGAVAWLTSINPLLAPGWFAGYVELKSRPVNVRDIQTLNEIIDDTERPVDEAMSAMFDVPLFRLIMIVALTNIGSMIATGLFPFVVLPWLAPEIGGVDALMGLLLEGAENSLELLRGLL
- a CDS encoding acyl-CoA thioesterase yields the protein MTDLIETVIENREMVQPNHANMLETAHGGHVMKWMDEVGAMSAMRFSGETCVTARVDQMNFERSIAVGDTAFITAYVYDAGTSSVKVRLITEREDLRTREREQTTESYFVYVAIDDDSSPTTVPDLTVTTEEGERLRRAALESEAGTADGS
- a CDS encoding HAD-IIA family hydrolase, which codes for MTAYEAVILDVDGTIVRGEELLPGATDGLCALEAAGCSRLLFSNNPTRGADHYGEQLAPHGIDIDPATVLTSATVSAEYLAATHPDERVYLVGSERLEAILDDAAVELTADPDAAEVVLGSFDKDFSYGTLWESLRALEGDVPFYGTDPDATIPIDEGEIPGSGAILAAMEAVAGREPDAILGKPSSIAAATAMNRLDADPTKTLVVGDRLDTDIALGNRAGMETALVLTGVTDRAALAAADVEPDYVLESLAAVETLLYSSH
- a CDS encoding rubrerythrin-like domain-containing protein, with amino-acid sequence MVYDDPYTPERAYYECLDCGHRETTDSLESCPECHGRVRNIAVARE
- a CDS encoding class I SAM-dependent methyltransferase; the encoded protein is MGYHTFPVDRADALEDPGRYRYCSREELLAMLEPAADDVVADLGSGTGFYADDIAPFVETLYAVDVQSPMHDRYREKGVPESVEFVTAEVSSLPFDDDHLDGAYSTMTYHEYAPTTSGGAETASDDRGSLDELARVIRPGGRLVTVDWSADGDPEIGPPLEERFGLDEATTQLANAGFDIELASDRPATIAIVATR
- a CDS encoding rubrerythrin-like domain-containing protein, whose amino-acid sequence is MMLEEQREYVCVHCGRRETVGDELLSTCQQCGGEMRNVELIRE
- a CDS encoding chromosome segregation ATPase, which codes for MYYGLDIGPGAIRAATDAGDGPTIDSIPPVVVPVDEEDLEAAGPSRAGSTVRVDGTTHAVGAAARAVADADVAAANAEPESLFAAGVLAAETAVDAPTALDALLDDVLGDATDGRLCYTTPGSLADASVPTDAHREAVESALADRGVDATPISKGFAVVYDQLAADNYTGLGICLESQTTSATLAYYGVPAMAVTIAKGREWIVERAAEETGHAPAQVAGVLEEFILDPDAAAGEIENALAGAYDALVAELIGAVQAEADETDVKQGLSVPIAIGGDGAIDGVEFLVGGRFDAAALPFSVRGVRLADGPAESAARGALAAARDDVEADDAVTWSESATNSDGTGGVPNAADVTAGAERAQRTELAFDEVEAGDVASDREDDAIDQLFDRLANRDDEVRSVRERLEALSEDLESVEERTAAADEVDELDERLESFADDLSDLTAESESHASDSAVASLDAEIDRLDDELEALSDALTAIEDDIDDSDDALADVESTAADERADLDDRLTDLAGDLEAVTDRTTTIDEALDEVRTDLEDFEATAATEAALETVEGIASQLRDDVDDLGAGIERTGTRIDGVAGRLEELSTRLDDIAGRLERRSDRTDARFDAVEATIDEEIENLETTVRDLDETISTATAQLNDLETRAAGTERVDGLAADLETVDGRIDDVRATLEGEIATLDDDLDSIAERIDDVDAGANETAVTGLEDDVSVIVDRLESLRTDHDELVRTVESSPDESAVQALEEVRTLDAEIDSLNERMAAIAERHASLEERIETMGTRIGEIESIDGRDDEIEALRTELEAVRSEATATPAFPSSIIAGGGGAGVVAGSATALAGDGAIGAGVALVGLVLIGVAVGLAR
- a CDS encoding phosphoenolpyruvate carboxykinase (ATP) gives rise to the protein MSETGTESRPLVRQLPDPTTASNVRYNPSLEELRELAEPDETTTEFGSPSYVSEFRSRSADRTKNAVDDEFDDRDHGLIDDAVDSTDDIELLCIDRLMGRHPDATFCCRLFIPVKYARIAYAWANLFEPSDGRDPDLYTVQLPDYDETAIRILPDTGFTAVLGSDYTGEAKKSFLRLFMYRIKQQGGLGLHAGSKRVRVRDDEGELQTVGQVFMGLSATGKSTLTSHGCWLEEPEDASMLQDDVCGLLSDGSVAGSEGEGLYIKTIGLGKDEQPELYEAATAESAILENVAVDDDGTIHFDEDRYTSNSRAVVQREELESADDEIDLSRMDQLFFITRNPLMPPVAKLDEEQAAVAFMLGESIETSAGDPARAGESIRVVGTNPFIIGSEGKEGNIFHELIDILDIDCYVINTGYLGEKSKDIGVTESVTILTEAARGTIEWTDDERTDLTIPDSVPGLDIEDYYVPDHVDDYEDALADLRTERRDYLAEFDDLREEIEDAVY